The Trichomycterus rosablanca isolate fTriRos1 chromosome 22, fTriRos1.hap1, whole genome shotgun sequence genome has a window encoding:
- the si:dkeyp-72e1.6 gene encoding transmembrane protein 238-like yields the protein MAAPVSVLAGLGRCSCAFWLAVVFDVCGLLVLLAGVFTDVFFYDFLIYAGAIIIFLSLIWWVFWYTGNIEVPPEELEDDVGLLKKKEKGLAGALRRFSSRISGSLRKNGGAPMARRGPRSQHGGQGTTVAVNLPMSPPEAVSTVSAAVATETSAI from the coding sequence atgGCGGCTCCGGTGTCGGTGCTGGCCGGTTTGGGCCGGTGCTCGTGCGCGTTCTGGCTCGCGGTGGTGTTCGACGTGTGCGGCCTGCTCGTGCTCTTGGCGGGAGTTTTCACCGACGTGTTCTTCTACGACTTCCTCATCTACGCGGGCGCCATCATCATCTTCCTCAGCCTCATCTGGTGGGTCTTCTGGTACACGGGCAACATCGAGGTGCCGCCCGAGGAGCTCGAGGACGACGTGGGACTGTTAAAGAAGAAAGAGAAGGGTCTGGCCGGGGCGCTGAGGAGGTTCTCCAGCAGAATCAGCGGCTCGCTGAGGAAAAACGGTGGAGCCCCAATGGCGAGACGGGGACCACGGAGCCAACATGGCGGCCAGGGGACCACAGTAGCAGTAAATCTGCCCATGAGTCCACCTGAAGCTGTGAGCACTGTTTCAGCTGCTGTAGCTACTGAGACTTCAGCTATATAA
- the rrn3 gene encoding RNA polymerase I-specific transcription initiation factor RRN3 isoform X2 → MYGLYYSQFSNQTSSMEVERDFLNTPPPKTVRFGDSVVNTLEKLKQGDRSDYEMIKHQLSDPDIKDAQIISWLQEFRSCVTQLGKEHEQLIYVLLRLPWLGRSPAVVDEYLTFLSNLISAQTVYLRPCLKILVSNFTPRRIKIREGNVDISDSDDDDDNLPQIFDQCHQALQMIAKYVPSTSRFLMPILSDNFPFVQKSSRTLECYVHNLLRIAVYIPTLRRDVLELIISKMLTLDVSAPRSEIEEAECMREQNHGAAAQDDCLFDMDEEGPGADDAVMSHAVADRLDTLMLVLLAFIKDMSHTDGELDVEKTKTLYRDLLSVFDKLVLPTHASCHVQFCIFYLCSFRLALSEAFLDHLWKIIQNPSQPAVLRQAAAGYMGSFLARARFIPIATVRACLDLLVPWLHLYIDSQDSGSKAFCDVSLHGPFYASCQAVFYTLVFRHRAILDGNTKKGLAYLQGLNLERIVMCQLNPLKVCLPAVTNMFATITRKYQLVFCYTIIERNNRHMLPVVRSSAGGDSLSTNTNPLDTFFPFDPYLLKRSGQLFESLYQVWEEPSDCMAPIVKENPKGAEDEDDFLHGSTPQGDVLMMGSYEAHSRSPSSLGSPPIASPPTNFLMHSRH, encoded by the exons ATGTATGGATTGTATTATTCTCAG tttagtAATCAGACATCCAGTATGGAAGTGGAGAGAGATTTCCTCAACACTCCTCCACCTAAAACTGTTCGGTTTGGAGACAGTGTTGTTAACACTTTGGAAAAACTCAAACAg GGAGACAGGAGTGATTATGAGATGATAAAGCATCAGCTCTCAGATCCTGACATCAAG GATGCTCAGATTATCAGCTGGCTGCAGGAGTTCAGGTCGTGTGTCACTCAGCTCGGGAAAGAACACGAGCAGCTTATCTACGTCCTTCTG AGGTTGCCGTGGTTGGGTCGGAGTCCTGCCGTGGTGGACGAATACCTGACGTTCCTCAGCAATCTGATCTCGGCTCAGACCGTTTATCTGAGACCGTGTCTGAAAATCCTCGTCTCCAACTTCACACCCA gAAGAATAAAGATCCGGGAAGGAAACGTGGACATTTCAGATTCAGACGACGATGATGACA ATCTTCCCCAGATCTTTGATCAGTGTCACCAGGCCCTGCAGATGATCGCCAAATACGTTCCATC TACGAGTCGATTCTTGATGCCGATACTCAGCGACAACTTCCCCTTCGTGCAGAAGTCATCCAGAACCTTG gaatgTTACGTCCATAACCTGCTGAGAATAGCGGTGTACATCCCAACCCTGAGACGAGACGTTCTGGAGCTCATCATCAGCAAGATGCTGACTCTGGAT GTGAGCGCCCCCCGCAGTGAGATCGAGGAAGCGGAGTGTATGAGGGAGCAGAACCACGGCGCTGCAGCGCAGGACGACTGTCTGTTCGACATG GATGAGGAGGGTCCCGGCGCCGATGATGCGGTGATGTCTCATGCCGTCGCTGACCGGCTGGACACCCTCATGCTCGTTCTCCTGGCGTTCATTAAGGACATGAGCCACACCGACG GTGAGCTGGACGTGGAGAAAACCAAAACTTTGTACCGAGATCTGCTGAGTGTGTTCGATAAGCTGGTTCTGCCCACCCACGCCTCCTGTCACGTTCAGTTCTGCATCTTCTACCTGTGCAGCTTCCGCCTG gctTTATCTGAAGCATTTCTGGACCACTTGTGGAAGATCATACAGAACCCGTCTCAGCCCGCCGTCCTCCGCCAGGCCGCCGCCGGGTACATGGGCAGCTTCCTCGCCAGGGCCAGGTTCATCCCTATAGC gaccgTGAGGGCGTGTCTGGATCTGCTGGTCCCTTGGCTCCACCTCTACATAGACAGCCAGGACTCGGGTTCGAAAGCTTTCTGTGACGTGTCTCTCCACGGGCCGTTCTACGCCTCCTGCCAGGCCGTCTTCTACACCCTGGTCTTCAGACACAGAGCCATCCTGGATGGGAACACGAAGAAGG gtctgGCGTACCTGCAGGGGTTAAATTTGGAGAGAATCGTGATGTGCCAGCTGAACCCACTGAAAGTGTGTCTGCCAGCCGTGACCAACATGTTCGCCACCATCACCAG GAAGTATCAGCTGGTGTTCTGCTACACCATCATCGAGCGCAACAACCGTCACATGTTACCTGTGGTGAGGAGCTCGGCGGGAGGAGACTCTCTCTCCACCAACACCAACCCTCTCGATACCTTCTTCCCCTTCGACCCCTACCTGCTCAAGAG GTCGGGTCAGCTGTTCGAGTCCCTCTATCAGGTGTGGGAGGAACCGTCCGACTGCATGGCACCTATCGTCAAAGAAAATCCAAAG GGTGCGGAGGACGAGGACGACTTCCTGCATGGTTCTACGCCGCAGGGTGACGTGTTGATGATGGGATCGTACGAGGCGCACAGCCGCAGCCCCAGCAGTTTGGGTTCGCCTCCCATCGCTTCACCTCCGACAAACTTTCTGATGCACTCGAGACACTGA
- the mpv17l gene encoding mpv17-like protein, which produces MRRVVPWIGNVTLYGCLFAGGDFLHQCVAHRGSRDLDLKRTRNVGLVAFCFHGNFNYFWLRALESRFPGKSVGMIARKLVLDQSLASPLATSVFYTGVSALEGKEDIFEDWREKFFNTYKTGLMYWPFMQFLNFLLIPLYLRTVFMGCSAFLWAAFLCFSQQSGDGTVTTAVDWISSSEKRLMSSGTNEEK; this is translated from the exons ATGAGGAGGGTGGTACCCTGGATCGGGAACGTTACCCTGTACGGGTGTCTGTTCGCCGGAGGGGATTTTCTCCATCAGTGTGTCGCACACCGGGGCAGCCGCGACCTGGACCTGAAGCGCACGCGGAACGTGGGGCTCGTGGCTTTCTGCTTCCATGGCAACTTTAACTACTTCTGGCTGCGCGCGCTGGAGAGCCGGTTCCCCGGTAAATCGGTGGGCATGATCGCGCGCAAACTGGTGCTGGACCAGAGCCTGGCATCACCACTGGCGACCAGCGTCTTCTACACCG GAGTGAGTGCTCTGGAGGGTAAAGAAGACATATTTGAGGACTGGAGGGAAAAGTTTTTTAACACGTATAAG ACTGGTCTGATGTACTGGCCCTTCATGCAG TTCCTGAACTTCCTGTTGATTCCGCTGTACCTGCGTACCGTGTTCATGGGCTGCTCGGCGTTCCTCTGGGCCGCGTTCCTGTGCTTCTCACAGCAGAGCGGCGACGGCACCGTGACCACGGCCGTGGACTGGATCAGCTCGTCTGAGAAACGGCTCATGAGCAGCGGCACAAACGAGGAGAAATGA
- the rrn3 gene encoding RNA polymerase I-specific transcription initiation factor RRN3 isoform X1 has product MYGLYYSQFSNQTSSMEVERDFLNTPPPKTVRFGDSVVNTLEKLKQGDRSDYEMIKHQLSDPDIKDAQIISWLQEFRSCVTQLGKEHEQLIYVLLRLPWLGRSPAVVDEYLTFLSNLISAQTVYLRPCLKILVSNFTPRRIKIREGNVDISDSDDDDDNLPQIFDQCHQALQMIAKYVPSTSRFLMPILSDNFPFVQKSSRTLECYVHNLLRIAVYIPTLRRDVLELIISKMLTLDVSAPRSEIEEAECMREQNHGAAAQDDCLFDMDEEGPGADDAVMSHAVADRLDTLMLVLLAFIKDMSHTDGELDVEKTKTLYRDLLSVFDKLVLPTHASCHVQFCIFYLCSFRLALSEAFLDHLWKIIQNPSQPAVLRQAAAGYMGSFLARARFIPIATVRACLDLLVPWLHLYIDSQDSGSKAFCDVSLHGPFYASCQAVFYTLVFRHRAILDGNTKKGLAYLQGLNLERIVMCQLNPLKVCLPAVTNMFATITRKYQLVFCYTIIERNNRHMLPVVRSSAGGDSLSTNTNPLDTFFPFDPYLLKRSGQLFESLYQVWEEPSDCMAPIVKENPKQGAEDEDDFLHGSTPQGDVLMMGSYEAHSRSPSSLGSPPIASPPTNFLMHSRH; this is encoded by the exons ATGTATGGATTGTATTATTCTCAG tttagtAATCAGACATCCAGTATGGAAGTGGAGAGAGATTTCCTCAACACTCCTCCACCTAAAACTGTTCGGTTTGGAGACAGTGTTGTTAACACTTTGGAAAAACTCAAACAg GGAGACAGGAGTGATTATGAGATGATAAAGCATCAGCTCTCAGATCCTGACATCAAG GATGCTCAGATTATCAGCTGGCTGCAGGAGTTCAGGTCGTGTGTCACTCAGCTCGGGAAAGAACACGAGCAGCTTATCTACGTCCTTCTG AGGTTGCCGTGGTTGGGTCGGAGTCCTGCCGTGGTGGACGAATACCTGACGTTCCTCAGCAATCTGATCTCGGCTCAGACCGTTTATCTGAGACCGTGTCTGAAAATCCTCGTCTCCAACTTCACACCCA gAAGAATAAAGATCCGGGAAGGAAACGTGGACATTTCAGATTCAGACGACGATGATGACA ATCTTCCCCAGATCTTTGATCAGTGTCACCAGGCCCTGCAGATGATCGCCAAATACGTTCCATC TACGAGTCGATTCTTGATGCCGATACTCAGCGACAACTTCCCCTTCGTGCAGAAGTCATCCAGAACCTTG gaatgTTACGTCCATAACCTGCTGAGAATAGCGGTGTACATCCCAACCCTGAGACGAGACGTTCTGGAGCTCATCATCAGCAAGATGCTGACTCTGGAT GTGAGCGCCCCCCGCAGTGAGATCGAGGAAGCGGAGTGTATGAGGGAGCAGAACCACGGCGCTGCAGCGCAGGACGACTGTCTGTTCGACATG GATGAGGAGGGTCCCGGCGCCGATGATGCGGTGATGTCTCATGCCGTCGCTGACCGGCTGGACACCCTCATGCTCGTTCTCCTGGCGTTCATTAAGGACATGAGCCACACCGACG GTGAGCTGGACGTGGAGAAAACCAAAACTTTGTACCGAGATCTGCTGAGTGTGTTCGATAAGCTGGTTCTGCCCACCCACGCCTCCTGTCACGTTCAGTTCTGCATCTTCTACCTGTGCAGCTTCCGCCTG gctTTATCTGAAGCATTTCTGGACCACTTGTGGAAGATCATACAGAACCCGTCTCAGCCCGCCGTCCTCCGCCAGGCCGCCGCCGGGTACATGGGCAGCTTCCTCGCCAGGGCCAGGTTCATCCCTATAGC gaccgTGAGGGCGTGTCTGGATCTGCTGGTCCCTTGGCTCCACCTCTACATAGACAGCCAGGACTCGGGTTCGAAAGCTTTCTGTGACGTGTCTCTCCACGGGCCGTTCTACGCCTCCTGCCAGGCCGTCTTCTACACCCTGGTCTTCAGACACAGAGCCATCCTGGATGGGAACACGAAGAAGG gtctgGCGTACCTGCAGGGGTTAAATTTGGAGAGAATCGTGATGTGCCAGCTGAACCCACTGAAAGTGTGTCTGCCAGCCGTGACCAACATGTTCGCCACCATCACCAG GAAGTATCAGCTGGTGTTCTGCTACACCATCATCGAGCGCAACAACCGTCACATGTTACCTGTGGTGAGGAGCTCGGCGGGAGGAGACTCTCTCTCCACCAACACCAACCCTCTCGATACCTTCTTCCCCTTCGACCCCTACCTGCTCAAGAG GTCGGGTCAGCTGTTCGAGTCCCTCTATCAGGTGTGGGAGGAACCGTCCGACTGCATGGCACCTATCGTCAAAGAAAATCCAAAG CAGGGTGCGGAGGACGAGGACGACTTCCTGCATGGTTCTACGCCGCAGGGTGACGTGTTGATGATGGGATCGTACGAGGCGCACAGCCGCAGCCCCAGCAGTTTGGGTTCGCCTCCCATCGCTTCACCTCCGACAAACTTTCTGATGCACTCGAGACACTGA